CGGACGGTGCTTTGCCATGCCCGGAGCCTCCTTCCCCGTCAATCGCGACGGGCACATCGCAAACCCCGACACCGGGCCCCGCCTGGGACGCGACCGGTTTCCCCTGTACGTCGCTTACAGGGACGAGGCTCACGCCGCCGCCCTGCCAGAGGCCGTCCTGGAGGGCAAGCCCTACAGGGTGCGCTCGCTCATAATCCAGGGCGGCTCCATTCTCACCGCATGGCCCCGGACGCCCGTATGGGAGAAGACCCTCGCGGGGCTTGAATTCCTCACGGTCATCGACCGCCAGCTTACCGCGGACGCCGCCTACGCGGACATCGTGCTGCCGGCTTCGACCCATTTCGAGACCACCTCCTACATGGTCTACGGGCCGGTGTTCAGGGTGCGCGAGCCGCTGATGGAGCCGCTGGGGGAATCCAGGCCCGACTACAGGATAATGACCGGGCTGGCCGAGAGGCTCGGCTACGGGCACCTCTATCCCCAAGCGGGCGAGGAGCTGCTCAAGCACGTGCTCAAGGGCTCCGGGTTTACCTACAAGCAGGTCATGGAGGCCGGCGGGACCGTATCGGTGCCCACCAGGATGATGGAGTACAGGAAGTGGGAGAAGGGGCTGCTGAGGGCCGACGGGCTGCCGGGCTTCGAAACACCCACGGGGAAGTTCGAGATACACTCCACCGTGCTCGAGGAGTACGGCTACGACCCGCTGCCCGTCTACACGGAGCCGGAGGAGGGACCGCTTGCCCGTCCCGACCTCCTCACGGAGTACCCGCTCGTTTTCAACTCCGGCAGCCGTTCGCGGAGCAGCTTCCACACGCAGCACATCGGCAACACGGCCCTCAACGCCGGGCGGCCCGAGCCCGGCGTGCTCATGAATACGCACGACGCCCGGGAGCGCGGCATAAAGGACGGCGACAGGGTGAGAATCAGCACCCCCCGCGGCTCCGTTCTGATGCGGGCGCGGGTGGCCGGGGACATCATGCGGGGGGCCGTGGACGCCAACCACGCCGGGGGCGGCCCCCTCGGCCCCGCCGCCTGGCGCGAGGCAAACATCAACCGGCTTACCGACCTCGAACAATACGACCCCATCTCCGGATTCCCCGTCTATAAAAGCCTGCTCTGCGACGTGCAGCCCGCCGGAGACGGCAGCGCCCCCCTCCGCATGGAAGAGGAAAGCGTAAGCGTGTACGCACCGGCTTCCGGAAACGGCGACAGGCCGAAACGAACGGTCTACCTCGACAACAACGCCACCACGGCGCCAGCCCCGGAGGTTCTGGCGTTCATGCAGGAGCACGGCGGCATCCACGGCAACGCCTCAAGCCTGCATGCCGCGGGCAGGGACGCAAAGGACCTCCTCGACGGCGCCAGGGCCAGGGTGGCCGCGGCCCTGGGCACCACGGCACGGAGGATTGTGTTTACGGGCGGCGGCTCGGAGGCAAACAACCTGGCGCTCAAGGGGCTGGTATTCGCCAGGGGGCCGGAAAACACGCACATCGTGACCTCCTCAATCGAGCACCCGTCGGTGCTTCGCACATGCGCATGGCTTGAGGGCCTGGGCGTCCAGGTGACCTATCTCCCCGTGGACCGTACCGGCATGGTCGACCCCGAGGAGGCCCGCAAGGCCCTCCGGCCCGGAACCGCGCTCCTCAGCGTGATGCTCGCCAACAACGAGACCGGCACCATCCAGCCCGTGGCCGAGCTGGCCCGCATCGCCCATGAGGCCGGAGCCCTCATGCACACGGACGCCGTGCAGTGCCTCGGAAAGATACCCGTCAGTGTGGCCGACCTCGGGGTGGACATGCTCTCCGTTTCCGCCCACAAGGTGCACGGGCCGAAGGGCATCGGGGCCCTCTATGTCGGCAGGGGCATAGAACTGGAGAGCCTTGTCCACGGAGGCGGGCAGGAGCACGGCCTGCGCGCCGGGACCGAGAACGTGCTGGGCATCGGGGGGTTCGGCAGGGCGGTGGACCTTCTGCCGGCGCTGTTGTCCAGGTCCGGCGAGGTGGCCGCCCTGCGCGACGCGCTTGAGGCGGGCATCGTCGGCCTCATCCCCGGTGCCAGGGCGAACGGCCACCCGGCCCGGAGGCTTCCCAACACGCTCAACGCCACCCTGCCGGGGTTTCGCGGCGAGTCCATGGTGCTTGCGCTGGACCGCTACGGCGTCTGCTTTTCCTCCGGCTCGGCGTGCAAGGCCGGCTCGTCGGAGCCCTCGCATGCCCTGCTGGCCATGGGCCTGAGCCGGGAGGAGGCGCACTGCTCGGTGCGCTTCTCGCTGGATACGGCGATAACTCCGGCGGATATCGATTATGTCATCGAGTCCCTCGATGACGTCCTCAGGCGTTCGCGTACGTTCGTGCATTTTGTACCGTGCAGGTAGGAGGATGAGATGACGACATATACGGTCTTAGGGTCCGCAAGGGAAGAAGAGAGGCTCATCGGGGAGTTCGCGGCCGACGTCGCCCGGGGGCTTGCCGCCGAGCCCAAGAGCCTTCCGTGCAAATACATCTACGATGAGCGGGGCAGCGGGCTGTTCTCGCGCATCATGGACCTCGACGTCTACTACCTCACCCACTGCGAGACCGAGATACTGGAGACGTGCAAGGACTCCATATGCGAAAGGGCGTGGTCCAGGGGGCTGAACGTCGTCGAGCTCGGGGCCGGGGACGGCAAGAAGACCAAGATACTGCTGGGGCACCTGATAGAGCGGCGCCTGGGGTTTAACTACGTGCCCATCGATATCTCGGAGAGCGCGGTGCGGGACCTCACCAGGGACCTCAGGACCTCCATGCCGGAGATGGAAACGCACGGCCTCGTGGCCGAGTACATGAGCGGCATACGCTGGCTTTCATCGAACAACCAAGGCGGAAACCTCGTGCTCTTCCTGGGCTCGAGCATAGGCAATTTCTCCCCGGCCGGGGCGCGGCGTTTTCTCCGCTCCCTCCGGCAATCCATGGGCGGCGACGACCGCCTCCTGATGGGCTTCGACCTCGTCAAGGACGTGCGCGTGATGGAAAGCGCGTACGACGACCCCGAGGGCGTAACCGCGCTTTTCAACCTCAACATGCTCGAGCGCATAAACCGCGAGCTGGACGGCCGGTTCGATATCGGCGCGTTCCGCTTCCGAAGCGGCTGGGACCCGGAGTCCATGGCAATCCAGAGCTGCCTGGTGAGCACCGGGGAGCAGGACGTGCGCATAGAGGGCCTGGACCTTACGGCGCGGTTTGCCAGAGGGGAGGCGATTCATACGGAGTCTTCATACAAATTCACCGTGGAGGCCGTCGAAGACCTCGCGGCCGCCTCGGGATTCGAGCCGGTCGAGTTCTATTTCGACTCCAGGGCGTACTTTCTCGACGCCCTTTTAAAGCCCCTGCCCTGAAACCAGCCTTCGCAGAATCGACATGCCTCTCTTAAGCACACGGCGCGGCGGCTGAGGAAAGGCCGGACGCATCAGCCAGCCCGCGGATCGCTCCTCAATTCTTCACCGACAATGCCGCAGAAAGTATGGACTTGCGCGCCCGTGATGCGCTAACATTCCCGAACCGTCAGAGCACGGCAGAGGCAGAAACAAGGGCGAAAACGGCCATGGCGAGGCGGTGCCGCATGATTACGGTCAGAGTGGATAACCTGAACTTGTCTCAAAATTGATTTCGAAGCGAAAGAGAGAATAAATGGTGGCAGACAAGGAGGGAAGGGGAAATCGCCCGGAAGCGCAGCAGCGCTGCGTTGAGGACGATTTTCCCTTCAGGACGCCGTATGACGCCATTTAGACCGCTTGCAGCCGGAAGCAATTTTGAGACAGGTTCTAACTACAAAGGAGGCGTGCATGCGTAAGACGGGATTCTTCGTGGCTGTTTTGTTGCTCTTCAGTTCCGGAGCCGTATTTGCCGCTGGGGGGGCCAATGTGCTGGTCTCCAACATCAAGGACACCCGGAGCACGAACAGCTTCTTCTCCAAGTGCGAGGTGGAGATCAAGCTGACCGGAGACGCCGTCTCCCGGGCCGAGGCCGTGCGCGTGCTCAGGCTGACCGAAGCCGTGGACGATACCGGCCTTGACGTGATAAACCCCGAGGAGTTTCCGCAAAAGATCAACTTCAAGGGGAAAGGCAAAAGCGGGGCCGAGGTTACCCTTGAGCTCAAGAACCCCTCGCGCAGAGCCGGAGAGATAAAGCGCCTGGCGGGCGAGCTCGAACTCTACAGCCCCTCGACCGACGAGGAAGCCATGCTGGTCGTGGACGGCTTCATGAAGCACACGGGACAACCCCTCAAAGACAAGCGCTTGGAAGACGCCGGGGTAAGCGTCCTCATCCTGACGAAGGAGCAGAATGACGAGCTGACCAGGAAACAGAAGGAAGAGGAAGAGGCCAAGGCGAAAGCCGCAGAAGCCCGCGAGGAGCAGGCCGAAGAAGGCGACGAAACAGGCGACGAAACAAAAGAAGCGGCTGACGTGATGGATGCCATGGCCAAGGCCTTCCTGGAGGCATTCAAGGGGATGTTCGGCGGACTTGGCACGCGCATGGACCAGAACAGCCTGAAGGTCCTCATCGACGACCCCGGGGACAGGCTGGTGGAGGTGCAGTTTCAGGACGCGCAGGGGAAAAAGCTCAGCA
The Nitrospirota bacterium genome window above contains:
- the egtD gene encoding L-histidine N(alpha)-methyltransferase; this encodes MTTYTVLGSAREEERLIGEFAADVARGLAAEPKSLPCKYIYDERGSGLFSRIMDLDVYYLTHCETEILETCKDSICERAWSRGLNVVELGAGDGKKTKILLGHLIERRLGFNYVPIDISESAVRDLTRDLRTSMPEMETHGLVAEYMSGIRWLSSNNQGGNLVLFLGSSIGNFSPAGARRFLRSLRQSMGGDDRLLMGFDLVKDVRVMESAYDDPEGVTALFNLNMLERINRELDGRFDIGAFRFRSGWDPESMAIQSCLVSTGEQDVRIEGLDLTARFARGEAIHTESSYKFTVEAVEDLAAASGFEPVEFYFDSRAYFLDALLKPLP
- a CDS encoding aminotransferase class V-fold PLP-dependent enzyme; translated protein: MESFAREKRGICGICSAGCWVVAEFDSTGRLKRLRPDEGTPMGILCRLGEHAADIVYSEDRLLHPLRRKGPKGGFAFERIGWEDAYTEIVDTLQRLKQEHGPESAAIYTGVGTFEQSLCDVFQPKGVAVSSASSVLFPFGSPNTMGVGALCYVSYGMLAPHLCTGKMLIDMFNDVENSELVVLWGTNPATDQPPIEMKRVVRAHARGASVVVIDPRRTQSARLEGAEWVPIRPGTDGALALGMCNVLIEEELHDETFVAHWTHGFQDFSGYVQHFRPEVVESITGVPKDTVVSLARRIRGAKGASKLMYTGLEYSRSGVQSIRAALTLWALAGQLDVPGGRCFAMPGASFPVNRDGHIANPDTGPRLGRDRFPLYVAYRDEAHAAALPEAVLEGKPYRVRSLIIQGGSILTAWPRTPVWEKTLAGLEFLTVIDRQLTADAAYADIVLPASTHFETTSYMVYGPVFRVREPLMEPLGESRPDYRIMTGLAERLGYGHLYPQAGEELLKHVLKGSGFTYKQVMEAGGTVSVPTRMMEYRKWEKGLLRADGLPGFETPTGKFEIHSTVLEEYGYDPLPVYTEPEEGPLARPDLLTEYPLVFNSGSRSRSSFHTQHIGNTALNAGRPEPGVLMNTHDARERGIKDGDRVRISTPRGSVLMRARVAGDIMRGAVDANHAGGGPLGPAAWREANINRLTDLEQYDPISGFPVYKSLLCDVQPAGDGSAPLRMEEESVSVYAPASGNGDRPKRTVYLDNNATTAPAPEVLAFMQEHGGIHGNASSLHAAGRDAKDLLDGARARVAAALGTTARRIVFTGGGSEANNLALKGLVFARGPENTHIVTSSIEHPSVLRTCAWLEGLGVQVTYLPVDRTGMVDPEEARKALRPGTALLSVMLANNETGTIQPVAELARIAHEAGALMHTDAVQCLGKIPVSVADLGVDMLSVSAHKVHGPKGIGALYVGRGIELESLVHGGGQEHGLRAGTENVLGIGGFGRAVDLLPALLSRSGEVAALRDALEAGIVGLIPGARANGHPARRLPNTLNATLPGFRGESMVLALDRYGVCFSSGSACKAGSSEPSHALLAMGLSREEAHCSVRFSLDTAITPADIDYVIESLDDVLRRSRTFVHFVPCR